The Pirellulales bacterium genomic sequence TGCCCCGCAAGCGAACGCCTTCTGGCGTTGGCATGGTAGCTCGGGTGGTTCGTCGGGCGGCTCTTGGGGCGGTTCGTCGGGCGGTAGCTGGGGTTCGAGCGGCGGTAGCTCGGGCGGCTGGCGCCACCATCGCCGTTGGCACCACTCTTCGGGCGGTTGCTCGGGTGGCTCGTCGGGCGGTTCTTCCGGCGGTTCGTCGGGCGGTAGCTGGGGTTCGAGCGGTGGCTCCTCGGGCGGCGCGGTTGCCGCTGGTTGGGGCAGCGGCTACGGCACCGGTTCGTACGGCTCGTGGGGTTCGAGCGGTGGCGGTTCGTACGGCTCGGGTGGCGGCTCGCACGGTTACGGCAGCCTGCCCGGCGGTTACGAAGTGCAAAGCGTGCCGGCTGAAGAGACGGTTCCGGCTGACGCGGCTCCCGCTACGAATGACATTAATTATAACCTCGACGACTCGAGCATGATGCTGTCGGTCTCGGTCCCGGCGGACGCCAAGGTGTTCGTCAACGATCGTCCGACCACCAGCACGGGCACGGTCCGTCGCTTCATCTCGCGAGGCCTCGATCCGAACGCGACCTACACCTACGAGGTCCGCGCGGAACTGGTCCGCAACGGCAAGACGGAAACCAACACGAAGACGATCAAGGTCGGCGGCGGCCAGGTGGCTGATCTCGCCTTTGCCTTCGATCGTAGCGAGGCCGAGCACGTGGCCCGACAGCCGCTGAAGACTTCGCTCATCCTCCGCGTCCCCAGTGACGCGAAGGTCTTCCTGGCCGGCCAGGAAACGAAGTCGACCGGCGAGGTTCGCGAGTTCGCCACCACCAAGCTGCCCAACGGCGGCGAGTGGAACGATTACTCGATCCGCGTCGAGCTGAACCGCGATGGCCAGACCCTCAGCAAGGAGACGAACGTCTCGCTGGCTGCCGGTGAAGCCCGCTCGGTGATGATCGACTTCGACGCCACCGAGGTCGCTCAGGCGATCAACCGCTAGTTTGCGAAAAGGAATGCAGCGTCGACCACGAGGAGGGCCGCAGCGGAGGTGGCCTGGTCGAAAGTCGCTAGCTATCTAAGCCCTCGCTCGGGCAGGCTGCCCAAGCGAGGGCTTTTTCATGGACGCACCGGACTCGAGCAGAGCATCGAACGCGCGGGGCAGCGGGCTCAGGGTGGGGAGCATCTCTCCCAACGCCACCACTCCGACCGGGTGTGACAAGCCGGTTCGTTTTGTCACACCGGGAGAAACTTCCTCCCCCCTGCCGCTTGGCAACGACCGTCAAAGTTTGCCAAACTTGTGTCACCGAACCGGCATCTGTGGACGCGTCGCGTTTCTGCGGCGGCAGGGCGGGGTCCGGCCGATAAGAGTT encodes the following:
- a CDS encoding TIGR03000 domain-containing protein; translated protein: MSGLNLQRILLGAAVAVAAFAVDAPQANAFWRWHGSSGGSSGGSWGGSSGGSWGSSGGSSGGWRHHRRWHHSSGGCSGGSSGGSSGGSSGGSWGSSGGSSGGAVAAGWGSGYGTGSYGSWGSSGGGSYGSGGGSHGYGSLPGGYEVQSVPAEETVPADAAPATNDINYNLDDSSMMLSVSVPADAKVFVNDRPTTSTGTVRRFISRGLDPNATYTYEVRAELVRNGKTETNTKTIKVGGGQVADLAFAFDRSEAEHVARQPLKTSLILRVPSDAKVFLAGQETKSTGEVREFATTKLPNGGEWNDYSIRVELNRDGQTLSKETNVSLAAGEARSVMIDFDATEVAQAINR